A genome region from Hevea brasiliensis isolate MT/VB/25A 57/8 chromosome 9, ASM3005281v1, whole genome shotgun sequence includes the following:
- the LOC110660209 gene encoding protein NTM1-like 9, with the protein MAVLSMESLPLGFRFRPTDEELINHYLRLKINGRSSEVEVIPEVDVCKWEPWDLPGLSVIKTDDPEWFFFCPRDRKYPNGQRSNRATDAGYWKATGKDRTIRARKSGSNPTFIGMKKTLVFYRGRAPKGERTNWIMHEYRATLKDLDGSAPGQGAFVLCRLFRKPEEKTEIVKYDEVDQTGYSPTTSKSSPDDNTSDLVQESATSAIQARKPSEGMARWLIDETDNMNTPSAVLPVDSSYNSHSDVEDHAAEMTAMVHPPVEENSHLFVPTSGEIDCKVFSPMQPHIPVDLAHYMDSPYSDFGNDHNGFHFQDGTSEPDVSLTELLGEVFNNNDEYSAEESTNQKKSAVGSEINLCGRIMPVNFHVKDNGSYSEAATEMAQVQMQASFGSWRAQASSFNGQLGSRNVGDLANPVRHDASSAISAVGSSFGIFNSMDESSKQMNSLNHGSAVSGTGIKIRTRQPQVRPYADNFAIQGTAPRRLRLQMKLSAVSYGHGVERDASHKEDEDEDEVQSAVSEARDAKHNPESDKLLTESQLHDSDNSIETAKESSSNLRLRVKQGGKSGEIGSSAFLDAVPAMHGRSSPSVYIVGVVVVIILLIVLAGIWIFL; encoded by the exons ATGGCAGTACTGTCGATGGAATCACTGCCTCTGGGATTTAGATTCAGGCCAACTGACGAAGAGCTCATCAACCACTACCTGAGGCTCAAGATTAACGGCCGCAGCTCTGAGGTCGAAGTCATCCCCGAAGTCGATGTTTGCAAATGGGAGCCCTGGGATTTGCCTG GGCTGTCTGTTATAAAGACGGATGATCCGGAATGGTTCTTCTTCTGCCCACGTGACCGGAAGTATCCTAACGGCCAACGTTCCAATCGGGCTACGGACGCCGGTTACTGGAAAGCAACTGGTAAGGATCGCACCATCAGAGCTCGAAAGTCAGGCTCCAATCCCACCTTCATTGGCATGAAAAAGACCTTGGTTTTTTATAGAGGCCGTGCTCCGAAAGGCGAGCGCACAAACTGGATTATGCATGAGTATCGGGCTACCCTTAAAGATCTTGATGGTTCTGCCCCTGGCCAG GGTGCTTTTGTCCTCTGTCGCTTGTTCCGAAAGCCAGAAGAGAAGACTGAAATTGTAAAATATGATGAAGTAGACCAAACTGGATATTCTCCTACCACTTCTAAGTCCTCTCCTGATGACAACACATCGGATCTAGTTCAAGAATCAGCAACATCTGCCATACAAGCAAGAAAACCATCTGAAGGTATGGCAAGGTGGCTGATAGATGAGACAGATAACATGAACACCCCTAGTGCTGTGTTACCTGTTGATAGCTCCTACAATAGTCATTCAGATGTTGAAGATCATGCAGCAGAGATGACAGCTATG GTACATCCACCGGTAGAAGAAAATTCTCATCTATTTGTGCCCACATCTGGCGAAATTGATTGCAAAGTGTTCTCGCCAATGCAACCACATATTCCTGTAGACCTAGCACACTACATGGATTCTCCTTATTCCGACTTTGGCAATGATCATAATGGTTTCCATTTTCAGGATGGCACTAGTGAACCTGATGTCTCCTTAACAGAGTTGTTGGGTGAGGTCTTCAATAACAATGATGAATATTCTGCTGAAGAGTCAACCAACCAAAAGAAATCTGCTGTTGGAAGTGAGATAAATTTGTGTGGTCGTATAATGCCAGTTAACTTCCATGTTAAGGATAATGGCTCATACAGTGAAGCTGCAACAGAAATGGCTCAAGTACAG ATGCAAGCTTCATTTGGATCTTGGAGAGCTCAAGCATCATCCTTCAATGGACAACTTGGAAGTAGAAATGTGGGTGACCTCGCAAATCCTGTTAGGCATGATGCTTCATCTGCCATTTCTGCAGTGGGCTCATCTTTTGGTATATTCAATAGTATGGATGAATCAAGCAAGCAGATGAATTCTTTGAACCATGGTAGTGCTGTCAGTGGTACTGGAATCAAGATTAGAACCCGCCAGCCTCAGGTGCGCCCATATGCAGATAACTTTGCCATTCAAGGCACTGCTCCAAGAAGACTCCGTTTGCAGATGAAACTTTCTGCTGTTTCTTATGGACATGGAGTGGAGAGAGATGCAAGTCATAAAGAAGATGAGGATGAAGATGAAGTGCAATCAGCTGTATCAGAG GCCAGAGATGCAAAACATAATCCAGAGTCAGATAAGTTGCTGACAGAAAGCCAATTGCACGATTCTGACAATAGCATAGAAACTGCCAAGGAATCTTCTTCAAATTTGAGGCTAAGGGTGAAACAAGGTGGTAAATCTGGCGAGATAGGATCATCAGCATTTCTTGATGCAGTGCCTGCAATGCATGGTCGCAGCTCGCCGTCAGTTTATATTGTGGGAGTTGTGGTAGTTATCATCTTGTTAATAGTTCTTGCTGGAATTTGGATATTCCTGTAA